The genome window CAAGCGCGCCAAGCCAACCAAGCGCAATTTGTGCAACAGCTACAACAAAACGCCGTAGTGCGCGAGTATTAAGTTTATAGAGAGGCAGCCTGAAAACATGAAATAGCGTTTTCAGGCTGCCTAAAATATATTTGAACGAGTAAACAGACGCGCAGCAACCTAAGGCAGCCTGAAAAATAAGAAATGCCGTCATTCCCGCGTAGGCGGGAATCTTGTTTGATATTCAGAAATAATTGTAAAAACAAAATGTTGTTTAAGATTAACCAAGATTCCCGCCTACGCGGGAATAACGGGCGTTACTATTTCTATTTTGATTTTAGGTTTTGCAAAAGTTTCAGGCTGCCTGATTATCCATCCCTCAAAGGCAGCCTGAAAATAGCCCGCAGCCCAACCCCATTTTCAGGCTGCCTCCCTTTCCCTCTCCACCCCACAAGGACAAAACATGAAACTGCTCATCATCGGCAACGGCGGGCGCGAACACGCCCTCGCATGGAAACTCGCCCAATCGCCCAAAGTCGCCACCGTTTACGTTGCCACGGGCAACGCAGGCACAGCCGCCGAGCCTAAGCTGCGCAATCTTGCGCTCACCGCCCATGCCGATTTGATTGCCTTTTGCCAACGCGAAAACATTGCCTTTACCGTAGTCGGCCCCGAAGCCCCGCTTGCCGCAGGCATTGTGGACGATTTTCGCGCCGCAGGGCTGCCGATTTTCGGGCCCACCCGCGCCGCCGCCCAGCTGGAAAGTTCCAAAGATTTTGCCAAAGCCTTTATGCTGCGCCACGGCATCCCCACCGCGCAGTATCAAACCTTTGAACACGCCCCCGCCGCGCACGATTATGTGAACCAAAAAGGCGCGCCCATCGTCATCAAAGCCGACGGGCTGGCGGCGGGCAAAGGCGTCATCGTTGCCATGACGCTGGACGAAGCCCACGCCGCCATCGACGATATGCTGCTGGGCAACAAAATGGGCAACGCAGGCGCGCGCGTGGTGATTGAAGACTTTTTGCAGGGTGAAGAAGCCAGCTTTATCGTGATGTCCGATGGCGACAACGTGCTGTCGATGGCCACCAGCCAAGACCACAAACG of Kingella oralis contains these proteins:
- the purD gene encoding phosphoribosylamine--glycine ligase, which gives rise to MKLLIIGNGGREHALAWKLAQSPKVATVYVATGNAGTAAEPKLRNLALTAHADLIAFCQRENIAFTVVGPEAPLAAGIVDDFRAAGLPIFGPTRAAAQLESSKDFAKAFMLRHGIPTAQYQTFEHAPAAHDYVNQKGAPIVIKADGLAAGKGVIVAMTLDEAHAAIDDMLLGNKMGNAGARVVIEDFLQGEEASFIVMSDGDNVLSMATSQDHKRLLDGDKGPNTGGMGAYSPAPVVSEAVYQRVMDEIILPTIRGMKADGIEFTGFLYAGLMIDAAGAPRTIEFNCRFGDPETQPIMSRLDSDLVDLVEAALNRKLDSASAQWKPQTAVGVVLAAQNYPDTPRKGDVIHGIDAANAIGKVFHAGTAVNERGEVVTNGGRVLCVVGLGDDVAAAKQRAYRALAEVRFDGMQYRTDIADKAMGR